Proteins from a genomic interval of Pseudoruegeria sp. SHC-113:
- a CDS encoding gamma-glutamyltransferase family protein: MRDFHLPGRSPVFATNGLCATSHPLAAKVAIQMLESGGNAMDAAIAGAVLLGICEPQMTGIGGDCFVLLKPAGREDIIALNGSGRAPAGLSAAALRAEGHKVMPPLSAHAVTVPGAVDAFCRLSKDWGKAGLKASLAPAIHYAEAGVPVAPRTAFDWALAEGALQGDARRDYLFDGKAPRPGQIFRAPKQADVLRRIAMEGRAGFYEGEVAEDMVDSLRALGGSHTLEDFAATACEYTEPVSGSYGGIELVEHAPNGHGATAILLANILKHFDIASMDPFGAQRAHIEAEAAKLAYDARNRFLADADFTTRLAHMLAPETAEALAALIDPKRAMADPHKLSEQVHKDTIYITVVDKDRMAVSLIYSIFHSFGSGLASAKFGINFQNRGAGFTLEEGHPNEAGGGKRPMHTIIPGMLKQDGKVIMPFGVMGGAYQPNGHARFLSNMVDFGMDPQSAIDAPRCFSDAGDMKVERGYGEAVKAELAEMGHRIVDPDTAIGGAQAIRIHADSGVLEGASDPRKDGCALGY, encoded by the coding sequence ATGCGGGATTTCCACCTGCCCGGGCGCTCGCCCGTTTTCGCAACCAATGGCCTCTGTGCCACCTCGCACCCGCTGGCGGCGAAGGTCGCCATCCAGATGCTGGAGTCCGGCGGCAACGCCATGGACGCCGCCATCGCTGGCGCGGTGCTGCTTGGGATTTGCGAACCGCAGATGACGGGGATCGGCGGCGATTGCTTCGTGCTTTTGAAGCCTGCCGGGCGCGAGGACATCATCGCCCTGAACGGCTCGGGCCGCGCCCCGGCTGGCTTGAGCGCGGCGGCACTGCGCGCGGAGGGCCACAAGGTCATGCCCCCGCTCAGCGCGCATGCCGTCACCGTGCCGGGCGCGGTGGATGCCTTCTGCCGCCTGTCCAAGGATTGGGGCAAGGCCGGGCTGAAAGCGAGCCTTGCGCCGGCCATCCACTACGCCGAGGCCGGCGTGCCCGTGGCCCCGCGCACCGCTTTCGACTGGGCGCTGGCCGAGGGCGCGCTGCAGGGCGACGCGCGGCGGGACTACCTTTTCGATGGCAAAGCCCCGCGCCCCGGGCAAATCTTCCGCGCCCCGAAGCAGGCCGACGTGCTGCGCCGCATCGCAATGGAAGGGCGCGCCGGCTTCTACGAAGGCGAGGTGGCCGAGGATATGGTCGACTCCCTGCGTGCGCTCGGCGGCAGCCACACGCTGGAGGATTTCGCGGCGACAGCCTGCGAATACACCGAACCGGTGAGCGGTAGCTATGGCGGGATCGAACTGGTTGAACATGCCCCGAACGGCCACGGCGCAACGGCGATCCTGCTGGCCAATATCCTGAAGCATTTCGACATCGCGTCTATGGACCCCTTCGGCGCGCAACGCGCCCATATCGAGGCCGAAGCCGCGAAGCTGGCCTATGACGCCCGCAACCGCTTTCTTGCGGATGCCGATTTCACCACGCGGCTTGCCCATATGCTGGCACCGGAAACGGCCGAAGCACTTGCCGCGCTGATCGATCCGAAACGCGCGATGGCCGATCCCCACAAGTTGAGCGAACAGGTCCACAAGGACACGATCTACATCACCGTTGTGGACAAGGATCGCATGGCCGTGTCGCTGATCTATTCGATCTTCCACAGTTTCGGCTCGGGCCTCGCCTCCGCGAAATTCGGCATCAACTTCCAGAACCGTGGCGCGGGCTTCACGCTGGAGGAAGGCCACCCGAACGAGGCCGGTGGCGGCAAACGCCCGATGCACACGATCATCCCCGGCATGCTGAAACAGGACGGCAAGGTGATCATGCCCTTTGGCGTGATGGGCGGGGCCTACCAGCCCAACGGCCACGCGCGTTTCCTGTCAAACATGGTGGATTTCGGCATGGACCCCCAAAGCGCCATCGACGCGCCGCGCTGCTTCTCTGACGCAGGCGACATGAAGGTGGAGCGCGGCTATGGCGAGGCCGTCAAGGCGGAACTGGCGGAGATGGGCCACAGGATCGTGGACCCGGACACCGCGATCGGCGGCGCGCAGGCGATTCGGATCCATGCAGACAGCGGCGTGCTTGAGGGGGCCTCGGACCCCCGCAAGGACGGCTGCGCGCTGGGGTATTGA
- the msrQ gene encoding protein-methionine-sulfoxide reductase heme-binding subunit MsrQ, with protein MPRSTEASLADRINAATRRIPAWPLYLLAILPPAWLLWQGLTGGLGVDPVKEMEHQMGLWGLQVLIASLCITPLRRFAGINLLRYRRAIGLVGFFYILLHLLVWLVLDVQIPEQIWADIVKRPYITIGMAGFLMLVPLAITSNNLSIRKMGAAAWRRLHKLAYFAVLAGGVHYVMLVKGWQIEPLIYLAVTALLVATRLSLRWPRRRSPGPSTS; from the coding sequence TTGCCACGTTCTACTGAGGCAAGCCTAGCTGACAGGATCAATGCCGCCACGCGCCGGATCCCGGCGTGGCCGCTCTATCTGCTGGCCATACTCCCGCCCGCCTGGCTGCTCTGGCAGGGGCTGACTGGCGGGCTGGGCGTGGATCCGGTCAAGGAGATGGAGCACCAGATGGGGCTCTGGGGGCTGCAGGTGCTGATCGCGAGCCTCTGCATCACCCCTCTGCGTCGCTTCGCCGGGATCAACCTGCTGCGCTACCGGCGCGCAATCGGCCTCGTGGGGTTCTTCTATATCCTGCTGCACCTGCTCGTCTGGCTCGTGCTCGATGTGCAGATCCCCGAACAGATCTGGGCCGATATCGTCAAGCGCCCCTATATCACCATCGGCATGGCCGGGTTCCTGATGCTCGTGCCGTTGGCGATCACCTCCAACAACCTGTCGATCCGCAAGATGGGGGCAGCGGCCTGGCGGCGCTTGCACAAGCTGGCCTATTTCGCGGTGCTGGCGGGCGGCGTTCACTACGTGATGCTGGTGAAGGGCTGGCAGATCGAGCCGCTGATCTATCTGGCGGTGACTGCTCTACTGGTCGCGACGCGGCTCTCCCTGCGCTGGCCGCGACGCAGAAGCCCGGGCCCTTCGACGTCTTAG
- a CDS encoding GAF domain-containing protein, whose product MTRVDYTDLGKVLDSLTEGETDAVALMATVACEVHHSDDRFNWTGFYRNVGNEVLKIGPYQGGHGCLVIPFARGVCGAAARTGEVQLVPDVDAFPGHIACASSTRSELVLPVWNGQGDLLGVFDLDSDLPGAFTEADAEALAGILARVFHGAA is encoded by the coding sequence ATGACGCGGGTGGATTATACGGACCTCGGGAAGGTGCTCGACAGCCTGACCGAAGGCGAAACGGATGCGGTGGCCCTCATGGCCACCGTTGCCTGCGAAGTGCACCACAGCGATGACCGCTTCAACTGGACGGGTTTCTACCGCAACGTTGGGAATGAGGTGCTGAAGATCGGCCCCTATCAGGGCGGGCACGGCTGCCTCGTGATCCCGTTTGCGCGCGGTGTCTGCGGCGCGGCGGCGCGCACGGGCGAGGTGCAGCTGGTGCCGGATGTCGATGCCTTCCCCGGCCATATCGCCTGCGCCTCCTCCACGCGCTCCGAACTGGTGCTGCCTGTCTGGAACGGACAGGGCGATCTGCTCGGGGTCTTCGATCTGGACAGCGACTTGCCCGGCGCCTTCACCGAAGCGGATGCCGAGGCGCTCGCCGGGATTCTCGCGCGCGTGTTCCACGGGGCCGCATGA
- a CDS encoding lytic transglycosylase — translation MKRVVLFASLLVVLAACGGPPPPPRNLNDACSIVKQYPKFRRSMKKVERKYGVPINVQMATIYQESKFVGDARTPLRYSLGVIPMGRQSSAYGYAQALDGTWDEYLKSSGNRGAKRDNIADATDFMGWYMNRTTEKLGIPKTDARNQYLAYHEGWTGYSRGSYKSKSWLVRVAGTVDSRSDMYKRQLQACGKL, via the coding sequence ATGAAACGCGTGGTCCTTTTCGCCAGTTTACTGGTCGTTCTGGCCGCGTGCGGTGGGCCGCCCCCGCCGCCGCGGAACCTGAACGACGCCTGTTCCATTGTTAAGCAATACCCGAAATTCCGACGGTCCATGAAGAAGGTCGAGCGCAAATACGGCGTGCCGATCAACGTGCAGATGGCCACCATCTACCAAGAGAGCAAGTTCGTGGGCGATGCGCGCACGCCGCTGCGCTACTCGCTGGGTGTGATTCCGATGGGGCGGCAGTCCTCGGCCTACGGCTATGCGCAGGCGCTGGATGGCACGTGGGATGAATACCTGAAGTCCTCCGGCAATCGCGGTGCCAAGCGGGACAACATCGCCGATGCCACGGATTTCATGGGCTGGTACATGAACCGGACCACCGAGAAACTCGGCATCCCCAAAACGGATGCGCGTAACCAGTATCTCGCGTACCACGAAGGCTGGACGGGCTATTCGCGCGGCTCCTACAAGTCCAAATCTTGGCTCGTGCGCGTGGCCGGAACGGTGGACAGCCGCTCCGACATGTACAAGCGCCAGCTTCAGGCCTGCGGAAAGCTTTAG
- a CDS encoding LolA family protein: protein MNRRSFLLAPLALALLAPQAQAAKISLGELSRYLNALQTAQADFTQINPDGTISTGQLYIRRPGRMRFEYNQPDNTVVIAGGGQVAIFDGKSNTGPEQYPLKRTPLNLILEQNVDLARRSMVIGHREDGPKTIVTAQDPENPQYGNIQLVFTGSPTELRQWIVTDGSGVQTTVVLGALNKGGSLSARLFNITAETQARNR, encoded by the coding sequence ATGAACAGACGCAGTTTCCTCCTGGCCCCTCTGGCCCTTGCCCTCCTCGCGCCGCAAGCGCAGGCCGCGAAGATCTCCCTTGGGGAGCTGTCGCGCTACCTCAATGCGCTGCAGACGGCGCAGGCCGATTTCACCCAGATCAACCCGGACGGGACGATCTCGACCGGGCAGCTTTATATCCGGCGGCCCGGGCGGATGCGGTTCGAGTACAACCAGCCCGACAATACCGTGGTGATCGCGGGTGGCGGGCAGGTGGCGATTTTCGATGGCAAGTCCAACACCGGGCCGGAGCAATACCCGCTCAAGCGCACGCCGCTGAACCTGATCCTTGAGCAGAACGTGGATCTGGCCCGCCGCAGTATGGTGATCGGCCATCGCGAAGACGGCCCCAAAACGATCGTCACCGCGCAGGATCCCGAGAACCCGCAATACGGCAACATCCAGCTCGTGTTCACCGGCAGCCCCACCGAGTTGCGCCAGTGGATCGTGACCGATGGCAGCGGCGTGCAGACAACGGTTGTGCTTGGCGCGCTGAACAAGGGCGGCAGCCTCTCGGCGCGGCTGTTCAACATCACGGCGGAAACGCAGGCGCGCAACCGCTGA
- the msrP gene encoding protein-methionine-sulfoxide reductase catalytic subunit MsrP, giving the protein MRTSYKPDLTWADVTPKDVFVNRRSLIGGIGATAALGSIGGMAQATKIDTVPSSLSTDLEPNSFEDITSYNNFYEFGTGKTDPAKHAHQLTTDPWSVQIDGLVDNPGTYDLADLTKDVQMEERIYRFRCVEAWSMVIPWVGFELNQLLARVGVQPGAKYVAFETLVRPEEMPGQRRGFLDWPYREGLRLDEAMHPLTIMATGLYGETMPNQNGAPIRLVVPWKYGFKSIKSIVRISLTAEEPPTSWNMANPREYGFYSNVNPEVDHPRWSQATERKVGGGLIAKRQPTLMMNGYADQVMDLYKGMDLATFY; this is encoded by the coding sequence ATGCGCACATCATACAAACCCGATCTCACCTGGGCGGACGTCACCCCCAAAGACGTTTTCGTGAACCGCCGTTCCCTGATTGGCGGGATCGGTGCCACGGCCGCGCTTGGCAGCATCGGCGGCATGGCGCAGGCGACGAAGATCGACACTGTGCCGAGCTCCTTGTCCACCGACCTTGAGCCCAACAGTTTTGAGGACATCACCTCCTACAACAACTTCTACGAGTTCGGCACCGGCAAGACCGACCCGGCCAAACACGCCCATCAGCTGACCACCGATCCGTGGTCGGTGCAGATTGACGGGCTCGTGGACAATCCCGGCACCTATGATCTGGCCGATCTGACCAAGGACGTGCAGATGGAGGAGCGCATCTACCGCTTCCGCTGTGTCGAGGCCTGGTCGATGGTCATTCCCTGGGTCGGTTTCGAGCTGAACCAGCTTCTGGCCCGCGTCGGCGTGCAGCCGGGCGCGAAATACGTGGCCTTCGAAACGCTGGTGCGCCCCGAAGAGATGCCCGGCCAGCGCCGGGGCTTTCTGGACTGGCCCTACCGCGAAGGGCTGCGGCTCGATGAGGCGATGCATCCGCTCACCATCATGGCCACCGGGCTCTATGGCGAGACGATGCCGAACCAGAACGGCGCGCCGATCCGGTTGGTGGTGCCGTGGAAATACGGGTTCAAATCCATCAAGTCGATTGTGCGCATCTCGCTTACGGCAGAGGAGCCGCCAACCAGCTGGAACATGGCGAACCCGCGCGAATACGGCTTCTATTCCAACGTGAACCCCGAGGTGGACCACCCGCGCTGGTCGCAGGCCACGGAACGCAAGGTCGGCGGCGGGCTGATCGCCAAGCGCCAGCCGACCCTGATGATGAACGGCTATGCCGATCAGGTGATGGATCTCTACAAGGGGATGGACCTTGCCACGTTCTACTGA
- a CDS encoding STAS domain-containing protein, with amino-acid sequence MHLSSQDVGDVRVVALEESRLDSAGALEFKEQMRSIGSGGPGRVILDMAQVQFLDSSGLGALVAVMKLLAPDVKLEVAALAPAVAQVFKLTRMDSVFKVHDSAEAAAAAAAT; translated from the coding sequence ATGCATTTGTCGTCACAAGACGTAGGGGATGTCCGGGTCGTTGCGCTCGAAGAATCGCGTCTCGATTCGGCCGGGGCGCTTGAATTCAAGGAGCAGATGCGCTCGATCGGCTCCGGCGGCCCCGGCCGGGTCATTCTGGATATGGCGCAGGTGCAGTTTCTGGACAGCAGCGGCCTTGGCGCGCTTGTCGCGGTGATGAAGCTGCTTGCCCCGGACGTGAAGCTCGAGGTCGCCGCGCTGGCCCCTGCCGTGGCGCAGGTGTTCAAGCTCACCCGGATGGACAGCGTTTTCAAGGTGCATGACAGCGCCGAAGCCGCCGCCGCGGCGGCTGCAACCTAA
- the hspQ gene encoding heat shock protein HspQ → MITTRAKYHLGQVVRHRKHPFRGVVFDVDPEFANTEEWYNAIPEESRPSREQPFYHLLAVNEQDHYVAYVSEQNLIADYTGGPVEHPDLPDLFGDFRDGAYPLQFQLN, encoded by the coding sequence ATGATTACCACGCGTGCAAAATATCACCTGGGCCAGGTTGTCCGCCATCGCAAGCATCCGTTTCGCGGTGTCGTCTTCGACGTGGACCCGGAGTTCGCAAATACCGAAGAATGGTACAACGCCATTCCCGAGGAAAGCCGGCCAAGCCGGGAGCAGCCGTTTTACCATCTGCTGGCCGTGAACGAACAAGATCATTACGTGGCCTATGTGTCCGAGCAGAACCTGATCGCCGATTACACCGGCGGCCCGGTCGAACACCCGGACCTGCCGGATCTCTTCGGCGATTTCCGCGATGGCGCTTACCCGCTGCAGTTCCAGCTGAACTGA
- a CDS encoding thiolase family protein — MTSVVIVGAARTPMGGFQGAFAEASAAELGGAAIRAALENAGTAPEKIEEIVMGCVLPAGQGQAPARQAGFKAGLGEEVPATTLNKMCGSGMQAAMVAADQIALGRAGLMVAGGMESMTNAPYLLPKMRGGARIGHQQVQDSMFLDGLEDAYDKGRLMGTFAEDCAEAFQFTRADQDAYALKSLANALEAQKSGAFEGEIAPVTLKTRRGDVVIAEDEQPGNARPEKIPTLKPAFRADGTVTPANASSISDGAAALVLASEEAATAQGLPIRARILGYSSHAQAPGLFTTAPVPAAQKLLAKIGWEAESVDLWEVNEAFAVVPMAFMHEMGLPREKVNVNGGACALGHPIGASGARIIVTLLNALEKRGLKRGVAAICIGGGEGTAIAIERP, encoded by the coding sequence ATGACATCGGTTGTTATCGTCGGGGCCGCCCGCACGCCCATGGGCGGCTTTCAGGGGGCCTTCGCGGAGGCCAGTGCCGCAGAGCTGGGCGGGGCCGCGATCCGCGCCGCGCTGGAGAATGCAGGCACCGCGCCGGAGAAGATCGAGGAAATTGTGATGGGCTGCGTGCTGCCCGCCGGGCAAGGGCAGGCCCCCGCACGGCAGGCGGGCTTCAAGGCGGGCCTTGGCGAAGAGGTGCCCGCCACGACGCTCAACAAGATGTGCGGCTCCGGCATGCAGGCCGCCATGGTAGCTGCCGATCAGATCGCGCTGGGCCGCGCCGGGCTGATGGTCGCCGGAGGCATGGAGAGCATGACGAACGCGCCCTACCTGTTGCCCAAGATGCGCGGCGGCGCGCGGATCGGCCACCAGCAGGTGCAGGACAGCATGTTCCTCGACGGGCTGGAGGACGCCTACGACAAGGGCCGGCTGATGGGCACCTTTGCCGAGGATTGCGCCGAGGCCTTCCAGTTCACCCGCGCCGATCAGGATGCCTATGCGCTGAAATCGCTCGCAAACGCGCTCGAAGCACAGAAGAGCGGGGCCTTTGAGGGCGAGATTGCGCCTGTCACGCTGAAGACCCGCCGGGGCGATGTGGTGATCGCGGAGGACGAGCAGCCCGGCAATGCGCGACCCGAGAAGATCCCGACGCTCAAGCCCGCCTTTCGCGCCGATGGCACGGTGACCCCGGCCAATGCGTCGTCCATCTCGGATGGGGCGGCGGCATTGGTGCTTGCCAGCGAAGAAGCCGCCACGGCACAGGGCCTGCCTATTCGGGCCCGCATCCTTGGCTATTCCAGCCACGCGCAGGCCCCGGGCCTCTTCACCACCGCGCCCGTCCCGGCGGCCCAGAAGCTGCTGGCCAAGATCGGCTGGGAGGCCGAAAGCGTCGATCTCTGGGAGGTGAACGAGGCCTTCGCCGTGGTGCCGATGGCTTTCATGCACGAGATGGGCCTGCCGCGCGAGAAGGTGAACGTGAATGGCGGCGCCTGCGCGCTGGGCCACCCGATCGGTGCATCCGGCGCGCGGATCATCGTGACGCTGCTGAACGCGCTGGAAAAGCGCGGCCTCAAGCGCGGCGTGGCGGCGATCTGTATCGGCGGCGGCGAAGGCACGGCCATCGCGATCGAACGCCCATGA
- a CDS encoding RluA family pseudouridine synthase, with translation MDDTYAPPDTPLDILHHDHEILVVNKPSGLLSVPGKGEHLADCLIARIQAAFPEALLVHRLDRDTSGVMVFALTPHAQRHLGLQFEKRQTKKTYVARVYGQVEGTTGTVDLPLIVDWPNRPLQKVDFETGKEAITDWKVMRREEGATRMRLFPKTGRSHQLRVHMREIGHPILGDPFYASGEALNAPRLMLHAESLRFRHPDGGKGMQFRAPVPF, from the coding sequence ATGGACGATACCTATGCGCCGCCCGACACCCCGCTGGACATCCTGCACCACGATCACGAGATCCTCGTGGTCAACAAGCCCTCCGGCCTGCTCTCTGTGCCGGGCAAGGGCGAACACCTTGCAGATTGCCTGATCGCCCGGATTCAAGCGGCCTTCCCGGAAGCGCTGCTCGTGCACCGGCTGGACAGGGATACCTCGGGCGTCATGGTCTTTGCGCTCACGCCCCACGCGCAGCGTCACCTCGGGCTGCAGTTCGAAAAACGGCAGACCAAGAAAACCTACGTGGCGCGCGTCTACGGGCAGGTGGAGGGCACCACGGGCACAGTAGATCTGCCCCTGATCGTGGACTGGCCCAACCGCCCGCTGCAGAAAGTGGATTTCGAAACCGGCAAGGAAGCCATCACCGACTGGAAGGTGATGCGCCGGGAAGAGGGCGCAACGCGGATGCGCCTCTTTCCCAAGACCGGCCGCAGCCACCAGCTCCGCGTCCACATGCGCGAAATCGGCCACCCGATCCTCGGCGATCCCTTCTATGCCTCAGGCGAAGCCCTCAACGCGCCGCGCTTGATGCTCCACGCCGAGTCTCTGCGCTTCCGCCATCCGGACGGCGGCAAGGGCATGCAGTTCCGGGCTCCGGTTCCGTTCTGA
- a CDS encoding rhodanese-like domain-containing protein: protein MAITPVRTLVAQAKSEITTLPADAVQQAVAAGTALMVDIRDIRELEREGRIPGAFHAPRGMLEFWVDPESPYHKPALGEGRLLVLFCASAWRSALAAKTLQDMGVENVAELDGGFKGWDEGGHPVER, encoded by the coding sequence ATGGCCATCACCCCTGTGCGCACGCTTGTGGCGCAAGCCAAGTCCGAAATCACCACCCTGCCAGCGGATGCCGTTCAACAGGCGGTTGCCGCAGGCACCGCGCTCATGGTCGATATCCGCGACATCCGCGAGCTGGAGCGGGAGGGCCGGATCCCCGGTGCCTTTCACGCGCCGCGCGGCATGCTGGAATTCTGGGTCGATCCGGAAAGCCCGTACCACAAGCCCGCCCTTGGCGAAGGGCGGCTTCTGGTACTGTTCTGCGCCAGCGCCTGGCGCTCGGCGCTTGCTGCAAAAACGCTGCAAGACATGGGCGTGGAGAATGTTGCCGAGCTCGACGGCGGCTTCAAAGGCTGGGATGAGGGCGGCCACCCGGTGGAGCGCTAA
- a CDS encoding LysE family translocator, translated as MSVEGWAVFALFWAVFVVTPGPNAVNCIQNGMQFGFRRALWGVAAILCQATAFLLLSAAGVTAVIAASPKLFLAMKILGALFLIGLGVKGWLAAGKPPRVRGVTGRGIFTKALLIATINAKSVAGYLAAFSQFVQPEVPIWSQMGAIMPTALTLTALSYCGYTALGAGMGRAALGAVLNLWFRRIMAGCFVVYGLLLGVTALSMGGRA; from the coding sequence ATGAGCGTCGAGGGCTGGGCCGTCTTTGCGCTGTTCTGGGCGGTCTTCGTCGTCACGCCGGGGCCCAATGCGGTGAACTGCATCCAGAACGGGATGCAGTTCGGGTTTCGCCGGGCGCTCTGGGGTGTGGCGGCGATCCTGTGTCAGGCCACGGCGTTCCTGCTGCTCTCGGCAGCGGGCGTGACGGCGGTGATCGCGGCCTCACCCAAGCTTTTCCTCGCGATGAAGATCCTTGGGGCGCTCTTCCTGATCGGCCTTGGCGTCAAGGGCTGGCTGGCCGCCGGTAAACCTCCGCGCGTGCGGGGGGTGACGGGGCGCGGCATCTTCACCAAGGCGCTGCTGATCGCGACGATCAATGCCAAGAGCGTGGCGGGCTACCTGGCTGCCTTTTCGCAGTTCGTGCAGCCTGAGGTGCCGATCTGGTCGCAGATGGGGGCGATCATGCCCACAGCGCTGACGCTGACCGCGCTGTCCTATTGTGGCTACACCGCGCTCGGCGCGGGTATGGGCCGCGCAGCGCTGGGGGCAGTGCTCAATCTCTGGTTTCGTCGGATCATGGCGGGGTGTTTCGTGGTATATGGGCTTCTGCTGGGCGTGACTGCCCTGTCGATGGGAGGGCGCGCATGA
- a CDS encoding ATP-binding protein, translating into MGETQTDGPITLRIPGDPHSVRAALDRIDEALRGVTQDPAIWDQAQIVLAEVMNNVVEHAYAALNGSIEVQIAPKGEAISFLVTDEGAPMPAGALPTGHAVEEDTALDDLPEGGFGWLLIRQIAQDLSYQRVGPRNELRFRLDLASTPEGSHS; encoded by the coding sequence ATGGGAGAGACACAGACAGACGGGCCCATCACCCTGCGCATCCCCGGCGATCCGCATTCCGTGCGCGCCGCGCTGGACAGGATCGACGAGGCCCTGCGCGGGGTCACGCAGGATCCGGCGATCTGGGATCAGGCGCAGATCGTCTTGGCCGAAGTGATGAACAACGTGGTGGAACACGCCTATGCCGCGCTGAACGGCTCGATCGAGGTGCAGATCGCCCCCAAGGGCGAAGCCATCAGTTTCCTTGTCACCGATGAAGGCGCGCCGATGCCGGCGGGTGCCCTGCCCACGGGCCATGCCGTCGAGGAGGATACGGCGCTGGACGATCTGCCAGAAGGCGGCTTTGGCTGGCTGCTGATCCGGCAGATCGCGCAGGATCTGTCCTATCAACGGGTCGGCCCCCGCAACGAACTGCGGTTTCGGCTGGATCTGGCAAGCACACCGGAAGGCAGCCATTCGTAG
- a CDS encoding GFA family protein — translation MSLYTGSCLCGAVRYEVEGPLRPSVACHCSQCRKTSGHYWSATQVPDARLRITCNEGLVWFRSSEKAERGFCKGCGASLFWRMDGEGMTSIGSGTLDAPEGLTTAKHIYVADKPGYYEIEDGPEQHP, via the coding sequence ATGAGTCTTTACACCGGTTCCTGCCTCTGCGGCGCCGTGCGCTACGAGGTCGAGGGGCCTTTGCGCCCCTCTGTGGCCTGCCACTGCAGCCAGTGCCGCAAAACCAGCGGGCACTATTGGTCGGCCACGCAGGTGCCCGACGCGCGCTTGCGGATTACCTGCAATGAGGGGCTTGTGTGGTTTCGCTCCTCCGAGAAAGCCGAGCGCGGCTTCTGCAAGGGCTGCGGTGCGAGCCTGTTCTGGCGCATGGACGGCGAAGGCATGACATCCATCGGCTCCGGCACGCTGGACGCGCCAGAAGGCCTGACAACGGCCAAACACATCTACGTGGCCGACAAGCCGGGCTACTACGAGATCGAAGACGGCCCGGAGCAACATCCGTGA